The sequence tgatttggataagataagattggataatgctagattaggaaaggataagataagataaggttagtttggataagataaggttggataaggttttggataatgttccttctcttGAGTTGATTCCTTAtattctttgtcttggatttattttcttcatcttttcaaaaaattcatagcctcttgaacttcaaattcgtccatccatcttgctccattcatcagctatccatttgatgcccaaaactgcctcaaaatgctccaaattgcactttcttgccaactttgtcatttggacttacaaacacacgaaaatagcttaaatcactataataaacacaaactaactacgaaaatgcaagaaaacaagctaactaagtcgcataaatatgctcctgttATAGAAAtccaaaaggaaaaggattaaAGGTTCACAGATTCTAAGGCTtctaaaacaaggaaaaacacCAGATTTATAGGGTCTTCTTTAAAGGTTGACACGGCACCAATTTAGGGGTTCTAGAAGAGCAAGGGTGCGGCATATATGTAGGGGAAGGATAAGCCTTCTAGAAATCAAATATTTAGGTCCTCTTGTAGCTGGatttaaggcacaaactgatttggataagataagataggataaagctagattaggcaaggataagataagataaggtttgtttggataagataaggttggataaggttggataaggttttggataatgttccttcttttgagctgattccttatcttctttgtcttggatttattttcttcatcttttcagcacattcctagcctcttgaacttcaaattcgtccatccatcttgctcccctcataagctatccatttggtgcccaaaactgtTCCAAAATGCTCTAAATTGCACTTTAtttgccaactttgtcaattggacctacaaacacacgaaaatagcttaaaacactataataagtagaaactagctatgaaaatgcaagaaaacaagctaactaggTTGCATAAATATACtcatatcaaattcccccacacttagcttttgctagtcctatagcaaaacgaaacaaacaaaacaaacaaaacataacctagaccttccaatgtttgccttagggatttccaatggaacataacacattaaaaatcactactcacatagattttagctATCTTTACTCTCGAGCatgtacttaatcatagtcaccactcactagctcgcatttaatcaatttaaaacatgattttgaatctagtaacatgccttagagaattccatCAATTCCTCACTGGAtgtacactctattttcacacatattTTTTAACTACActcctatactaggtatatgtgagaagattgatgtaaatatgtagactagccactcacatatgttatagtCAAATAAggcaatttctggaattatcaatgcatgtatatatatatgatctcatgaacggaatgccactacttagacgcaagaaccagggataccatatgctcataccaatcccaaccTAAGATAGAAGTCAatgggttgtaatggggctaagggggtattggctaacaaagaaaggtaaggaaaaactaaggttcttaaagcaatagtaagcaaagtaatgaaatcaacttagaattcactcttgaatgcagcaaataacttgaaacactAAGGGGATTTCGTACACTTTAGGGTCCTAttcaaactttttggaccctttcttcaacaaccaatacttgtgagctcattctcacttatttcacaactttttcttttctttctttccatgttttttttttctttcttttcaaaccCGTGCCCTActtctttggcacacaaaacacataCTTTTGAAAccctttcccccacacttgttttctgcaataataTTGGTCAagaggaattccctctaagtcatgctctaCTATATTTTAAGAACATGGGTAtagatagtcctattctaggctgggtagggataatgtggctaacaaggaaaataggctaattaaggctcaaaggggttaaacctacaaaacaaatgcataggatggaggctttttggctctggtggtaactactaaacaacttcatcttgttatatgttatgcactcaattttaagttttgaatgaaacgaCATgggttctagtatttggaactaaaatgataaaacgcattctaagtagcaaccaagcaaagaatgatgagatcatgcaacgactttagaaaacaagaaatcacagattaataactctccaaagaaagtttaggctcaagtctctcagggttgtagcgttagtttgagtttcttccttcaagcatgttacaaaaactgattttttttcctttgtgattacatgtgaattaaataatgacaactacaaccaagtattaaccaaagagcatatcaaactttcatccatgtttgtaactttctttaacagtcatgcaattaaaaaccaaatccttatcattatgttggaaggtaccctaagacacaaacacacaaaaacgactttaaaatgactctttttgggtttttcaaaacattttctaattttttttttcaaattttcatatttttctttcaagacacactaaaacacttcaaataacactaaaaacacataaaaacaatgaaaaacaactctAGAGGGGATAGGTGATAAAAACCCACGAATTTGcaataaaaacactttgtttacccccccccccccaacttaaactaaacattgtcctcaatgtttcaaatcACACATAAACAAACGACACAACTAACAAACAGGACAAGCATGGCAAAGTAAATGCAataaagagtagagtttaagaacgcaaatctggttatgatgccggagcttcctagTTCTTCTTTAttcgcatgggttgcctcctaagaagcgcttgctttaacatcttccaaccggacgatacctccatttaagcttctATAGGGccaacggcatggaggggtatgtcctccacgacatgctcctcaaagtgcTCATAGTATGACTTCAAATGatgtccattcactttgaattcgtttCCGGTATTAAAACTTTgcatttggactgcaccatgaggaaagacattagtaacaacaaaaggtCGAATCCACTTAGAACATAACTTACATGgaaacaaaatctgcaaccactttagaatcattagtaccggtggcttttgctttcacccatttcgaaacataatcaaccacaagtaaaatataaacaaaaccatgagatgaaggaaaaggacccataaaatcaatgccccaaacataaaaaatttcaacacaaAATATAGGggcctgcggcatttggtcttttgAACCAATGTTTCCGGTTCTTTGGCAACGATCACATGTtatgcaaaaagttctagcatccttaaagatagtaggccaataaaaaaccacattcaagtactTTACATGCAGTTCTTGgagtgccaaagtgacctccacatgcataagtgtgacaaaaaattaaaatttaattaaacttcgaatcatgcacacacctacgaatgatttgatcaggaccttatttccacaaataaggatcatcccacacataaacaCATGCCTCTttcttaagtttatcacgttggtgcttgTTTAGAGTGCTTGGAATGTTTAAACACCAAGTAATTTACTAAATCATCATACCATGGCACACTTACCTCAATGGACAGCAActgctcatctgggaatgtctctgGGATAGGCACGGCATCTTCTTCATGTACCATACAGCTCAAGTGGTCatccaccacgttttcacttcttttcttaTCCcagatttcgatatcgaactcttggagaagaagcatcctgCGAATAAgtcttggtttggcctccttcttcaTAAGTAAGTACTTCAACGTTGCATGATCAGGGTAGattataactttagtaccaagtaaataagaacgaaacttatctaaagcaaaaacaacaacaagaagttctttttccgttgtaGAGTAGTTCAAATGAGCGTCATTCAAGGTCCGAAAGGCATAGTATATGACGTGTGCCTGTTTGTCCTTCATTTTTCCTAAAACATCCCTTAATGCATAATCGGAGGCAttgcacataagctcaaaaggaaggctccaatttggtggaacaatgatgggggCTGAAGTGAGCATCTTCTTGAGGTGTTTGAAGGCCTTCTCACATTCCTTGTCAAACTTGAATTGGACatccttttgtaggagacggcaaagggggttggaaatctttgaaaagtccatgatgaatcgcctatagaatcttgcatgtccaagaaaagaacgaacctccctaATCGACATAGGAGAAGGTAAGTActgtacaagatctattttcgatttatcaactTCAACTCCCCTTTCTGAAACGATATGACCTAAAAGTATACcatgttttaccataaagtgacatttttcccaatttaacacaaggttagtttcaacacatcgttttaagattaatgtgagattatccaaacaattatcaaacgaatcaccaaatacactaaaatcatccatgaatacatcaataatcttctcaacaaaatctgaaaagatacttaccatacattGTTGAAATGTGGtgggtgcattgcataaaccgaatgACATGCAACAATAGGCAAGAGTACCAAAGGGGCACGtgaaagtggtcttttcttggtcatccggagctatgacaatctgattatatcctgaatatccatcaagaaaacaataaaaagaatgaccggctaacctttcaagcatttgatcactcaacggcaaagggaagtggtccttccttgtggtggcattgagcttcctataatcgatgcaaactctccaacctgtttggatacgggttggcacaagctcattctcggcattcttcaccaccgtaaCTCCTGATTTCTTTGGAATAACTTGAACCGGtgaaacccaatggctatcCGAGAtaggataaatcactccacaatcgagaagcttgataatctccttcataccttccatcattggagggttgagtcggcgttgagcctctcgagttggtttagccccattctctagaagtatgcgatgcatacAAGTTGTAGGGCTAATACTTCTAATGTCAGCCaaggtccatccaatggctgttttgtgctctttcaataCCCGAATGGTGTGGGACGGTTTGAAGGCCATAGAGGTTAGCAAAGAGGTTAGCAATGGGTTAGAATGGGCTGAATCTTCGATGTCAAGCATGTAGAAGTCCACTGGAAAGATCAAATtgttaacctgcaccaaaacatcttccaaaactcatttcgaatatgcattagaacgatcggccaattgaataatcacaccatcgtttttaagttctcctaagttcatagatgcataaattgaataagacatgacattaattgaagctcctaagtctagcatagcatgttcaaacttagtattgccaataacacaaggaattgtaaaactacccagatatttgcatttaggtggtagtTTCTTTTGTAACACCacagaaacattctcacttacctggaccacTTCCTTCCTTGTTTGAAATCcttttccttgttgtacaaagctcttTCAAGAATTTGGCATACTTAGGAACTTGCTTCattgcatcaaggagcgggatattgacttgaactttcctaaaggttTCCATAATGCTTTctcattctcttctttctttgattacctaaacctactaggaaagggcacatttagtggaatagaactagaagaACTCGAATTTAGACTTACCTTGATGGGTTGGGACGGTTTAGAGGCCTTAGAGGGTTGCGGCAAAGGTTGGTCCTCCCTTACCGTGGCCCTTACTTCatgttcttcttcttgcagcaacttttcatcctcatTATGGCCCTGTTTGGATGGTTTTTGGTGGTTTCCAATCTCCTTGccacttctcaacatgatggccttggcagattcaaagcctccctttggattcacaaTGGTTGAACTCGGAagtttgccttgttctctaaactgCCCAAGGAACTCTGAAATCTGCCCTATTTGCTTCTTTATGTCACTCATCTCCTTGTCTCAATTT is a genomic window of Malus domestica chromosome 09, GDT2T_hap1 containing:
- the LOC139187837 gene encoding uncharacterized protein codes for the protein MSDIKKQIGQISEFLGQFREQGKLPSSTIVNPKGGFESAKAIMLRSGKEIGNHQKPSKQGHNEDEKLLQEEEHEVRATVREDQPLPQPSKASKPSQPIKVNNLIFPVDFYMLDIEDSAHSNPLLTSLLTSMAFKPSHTIRVLKEHKTAIGWTLADIRSISPTTCMHRILLENGAKPTREAQRRLNPPMMEGMKEIIKLLDCGVIYPISDSHWVSPVQVIPKKSGVTVVKNAENELVPTRIQTGYNQIVIAPDDQEKTTFTCPFGHIVSERGVEVDKSKIDLVQYLPSPMSIREVRSFLGHARFYRRFIMDFSKISNPLCRLLQKDVQFKFDKECEKAFKHLKKMLTSAPIIVPPNWSLPFELMCNASDYALRDVLGKMKDKQAHVIYYAFRTLNDAHLNYSTTEKELLVVVFALDKFRSYLLGTKVIIYPDHATLKYLLMKKEAKPRLIRRMLLLQEFDIEIWDKKRSENVVDDHLSCMVHEEDAVPIPETFPDEQLLSIEVQRSGEEDEDGGEERWRGKTESVLGVHGVHTSTSKLNFKVTGDMVSGFLGGGEGRVAGVLGGGWGGPLG